In Melitaea cinxia chromosome Z, ilMelCinx1.1, whole genome shotgun sequence, a single window of DNA contains:
- the LOC123668556 gene encoding solute carrier family 35 member F6 gives MAWTKYQRFLGVMMVVTGSINTLSTKWADQMDSKGSDGTVRKFEHPFLQAAAMFLGEILCLLTFKFIYWRNRNGGENQLIQGNQNFNPFILMPAAMFDLIGTSIMYIGLTLTYASSFQMFRGSIIIFVAILSTTFLDRIIVKREWIGIATVILGLVIVGATDAIYQSSSESKGRNSLITGDLLIIVAQVISACQMVYEEKYVSGLNIPPLQAVGWEGVFGFSVLSVLLFIFYWIPAPPHFDHNARRTVEDVVDGLVQIGNNPLLLVAILGTIVSIAFFNFAGISVTKEMSATTRMVLDSVRTFVIWMVSLAVSWQVFHWQHLIGFAALILGMCEYNGILPRCWQRRVETEDQDQVVDSEADRLEEA, from the exons ATGGCGTGGACAAAGTATCAAAGATTTCTTGGTGTCATGATGGTCGTGACGGGCTCAATAAACACTTTGAGCACAAAGTGGGCAGATCAGATGGACTCTAAAGGATCAGATGGTACTGTGAGGAAGTTTGAGCATCCATTTTTACAG gcaGCGGCAATGTTCCTAGGAGAGATTTTATGTTTGTTAACgtttaagtttatttactgGAGGAACAGAAATGGTGGTGAGAATCAACTCATACAAGGAAATCAGAACTTCAATCCATTTATACTAATGCCAGCGGCCATGTTTGATTTG ATTGGCACATCAATAATGTACATAGGTTTGACTCTCACCTACGCGAGTAGCTTCCAAATGTTCAGAGGTtcgataattatatttgtagcGATTTTATCGACAACATTCTTGGATAGGATCATTGTGAAGAGGGAATGGATTGGGATTG CAACCGTGATCCTAGGATTAGTGATAGTTGGAGCAACAGACGCCATATACCAGTCTTCGAGCGAATCGAAGGGAAGAAATAGCTTGATTACCGGCGACCTCCTAATTATAGTAGCGCAGGTCATATCTGCATGTCAAATGGTGTACGAAGAGAAATATGTGTCAG GTCTAAACATTCCTCCCCTCCAAGCTGTGGGTTGGGAGGGGGTGTTCGGGTTCTCGGTGCTGTCGGTACTGCTGTTTATATTCTACTGGATACCAGCTCCGCCACATTTTGACCACAACGCTAGAAGAACTGTCGAAGATGTGGTCGATGGTCTAGTGCAAATTG GCAACAATCCTCTACTATTGGTCGCGATACTGGGCACAATTGTGTCGATAGCGTTTTTCAATTTCGCTGGTATCAGCGTCACTAAGGAAATGTCGGCCACAACCAGAATGGTCTTGGACTCGGTCAG AACATTCGTAATCTGGATGGTGTCACTGGCAGTTAGCTGGCAAGTATTCCACTGGCAACACTTGATCGGCTTCGCTGCACTTATTCTTGGCATGTGTGAATATAACGGTATATTGCCAAGATGTTGGCAGAGACGTGTTGAAACCGAAGATCAAGACCAAGTCGTTGATTCAGAAGCCGATAGACTTGAAGAGgcgtag